In one Rhinopithecus roxellana isolate Shanxi Qingling chromosome 1, ASM756505v1, whole genome shotgun sequence genomic region, the following are encoded:
- the LOC104676630 gene encoding histone H1oo isoform X2 — MGPPMASRRVGEAKGKGPKKPSEAKEDPPNVDKVKKAAKRPAKVQKAPPKPGTATEKARKQGGVAKDTRAQLGEARKVPPKPDKAMRETSSAGGLSRKAKAKGSRSNQGDAEACRKTTAGSKSSKPTASKVTNGAASPPKKKVVAKAKAPKAGQGPNTKAAAPAKGRGSKVAPAHLSRKTEAPKGPRKAGLPIKASSSKVSSQRAEA; from the exons ATGGGCCCCCCAATGGCCTCCAGGAGAGTGGGCGAGGCTAAGGGGAAGGGCCCCAAGAAACCAAGCGAGGCCAAGGAGGACCCTCCCAACGTCGACAAGGTGAAAAAGGCAGCCAAGAGGCCAGCAAAGGTGCAGAAGGCTCCTCCCAAGCCAGGCACAGCCACAGAGAAGGCTCGCAAGCAAGGTGGCGTGGCCAAGGACACGAGGGCACAGTTGGGAGAGGCTAGGAAGGTGCCCCCCAAGCCAGACAAGGCCATGCGGGAAACTTCCAGTGCCGGCGGGCTCAGCAGGAAGGCAAAGGCCAAAGGCAGCAGGAGCAACCAAG GAGATGCTGAGGCCTGCAGGAAAACCACCGCTGGGAGTAAGAGTTCAAAACCCACGGCCAGCAAG GTCACGAATGGTGCTGCTTCCCCGCCCAAAAAGAAGGTGGTGGCCAAGGCCAAGGCCCCTAAAGCTGGGCAGGGACCAAACACCAAGGCTGCTGCTCCTGCTAAGGGCAGGGGGTCCAAGGTGGCACCTGCACACTTGTCCAGGAAGACAGAGGCCCCCAAGGGCCCGAGAAAGGCTGGGCTGCCCATCAAGGCCTCATCATCCAAAGTGTCCAGCCAGAGGGCTGAAGCTTAG